One Tolypothrix bouteillei VB521301 DNA window includes the following coding sequences:
- the recF gene encoding DNA replication/repair protein RecF (All proteins in this family for which functions are known are DNA-binding proteins that assist the filamentation of RecA onto DNA for the initiation of recombination or recombinational repair.) gives MYLKTLLLRQFRNYKEQQVEFTAPKTILVGNNAQGKSNLLEAVELLATLRSHRMARDRDLIRDGEETSALIASLERQAGVSDLSIILRRNGRRTVSLNGENLRRHMDFLGVLNAVQFSSLDLDLVRGGPEGRRHWLDTLLIQLEPVYAHILQQYNQVLRQRNAFLKSVQQQGLSHQPKELALWDAQLATTGTRVIRRRDRALTRLAPIAIAWHASISGSTEILQLKYSPNVPLEQNNLEEVQQAFLNKIQQRTVAELHQGTSLVGPHRDEVELTINHTPARQYGSQGQQRTLVLALKLAELQLIEEVVGEPPLLLLDDVLAELDLSRQNQLLDAIQDRFQTLITTTHLGSFDSQWLNSSQILSVNAGQISKVVNG, from the coding sequence ATGTACTTGAAAACTCTTCTCCTCCGACAATTTCGCAATTACAAAGAACAGCAGGTTGAATTTACTGCTCCTAAAACAATTTTGGTAGGTAATAATGCTCAAGGAAAATCAAATTTGTTGGAGGCGGTAGAATTACTGGCAACATTACGATCGCACCGCATGGCACGCGATCGTGATTTAATTCGAGATGGGGAAGAAACATCTGCACTCATAGCGTCTTTAGAGCGACAAGCTGGGGTAAGTGATTTGAGTATCATCCTGCGTCGGAACGGTCGTCGTACTGTTTCCCTCAATGGTGAAAATCTCAGGCGTCATATGGACTTTCTTGGTGTTCTCAATGCTGTACAGTTTTCCAGTTTGGATTTGGATTTAGTTCGTGGAGGTCCTGAAGGTCGCCGTCATTGGCTCGATACACTTTTAATTCAACTCGAACCTGTCTACGCTCACATATTACAGCAGTACAATCAGGTGTTGCGACAGCGCAATGCTTTTTTAAAAAGCGTTCAGCAACAAGGGCTGAGCCACCAACCAAAAGAGTTAGCTCTTTGGGACGCACAGTTAGCAACTACGGGTACGCGGGTCATCAGGCGACGCGATCGCGCCTTAACGCGACTTGCTCCCATAGCGATCGCATGGCATGCTAGCATTAGTGGTAGCACGGAAATTTTACAACTCAAATACTCTCCTAATGTTCCTTTAGAGCAAAATAATTTAGAAGAAGTCCAGCAAGCTTTTTTAAACAAAATTCAACAGAGAACTGTCGCTGAGTTACATCAAGGGACTAGTCTTGTCGGTCCCCATCGGGATGAAGTCGAGTTAACCATCAATCACACACCAGCCCGTCAATACGGTTCTCAAGGACAGCAGAGAACGTTAGTTTTAGCACTCAAACTAGCAGAATTGCAACTCATAGAGGAAGTTGTTGGAGAACCACCTTTACTTTTGCTTGATGATGTTTTAGCAGAGTTAGATTTATCTCGGCAAAACCAGCTTCTAGATGCCATTCAAGATCGTTTTCAAACGCTAATTACCACCACGCATTTAGGTTCCTTCGATTCACAATGGTTAAATTCTTCCCAAATTCTTTCTGTCAATGCCGGTCAGATATCGAAAGTTGTTAATGGTTAA
- a CDS encoding cation-translocating P-type ATPase yields the protein MSAHSLPEQPAAWHSLEVDKSLELLKTNAETGLSPQEVQQRLEKYGPNELEETAGRSAWRILIDQFTNIMLLMLIAVAIISGVLDLISWRQGTLKPGELPFKDTIAILAIVVLNGILGYVQESRAEKALAALKKLASPNVRVLRDSRPVEVPAQQLVPGDVMLVEAGVHVAADGRLIEESNLQIRESALTGEAEAVNKQAKVTLPEETSLGDRVNLVFQGTEIVQGRAKILVTNTGMQTELGKIASMLQAVESEPTPLQQRMTQLGNVLVTGSLILVVVVIGIGLLRGGNLQELLEVSLSMAVAVVPESLPAVITVTLALGTQRMVRRNALIRKLPAVETLGSVTTICSDKTGTLTQNKMVVQSVYTNVSNSSSSPSRDLISEDGNHSPQSLQNTNNQFLSVTGSGYDPVGEFQLQDRKTEPQEYPALQALLVACTMCNDSFLQQDKGQWRILGDPTEGALVTLAAKGGIEKDQWDSKLPRVAEFPFSSERKRMSVICKAEQVETGVSPIAEVDPIVSHLLQPSERYLMFTKGSPELILARCTRIYIGNSAIPIEEGQRSQILTENDTMASKGLRVLGFAYKPLTEIPPEGSDEESEKELVWLGLIGMLDAPRPEVRDAVQECRDAGIRPVMITGDHQLTARAIAVDLGIAQESDRALTGQELQRMSDKELEEQVDLVSIYARVAPEHKLRIVQALQRRGRFVAMTGDGVNDAPALKQADIGIAMGITGTDVSKEASDMVLLDDNFATIVAATKEGRVVYTNIRRFIKYILGSNIGEVITIAAAPIMGLGGVPLTPLQILWMNLVTDGLPALALAVEPAEPDVMKRPPFSPRESIFARGLGSYMIRIGIVFAIISIILMAWAYNHVKVVTGPDLNPDRWKTMVFTALCIAQMGHALAIRSNSQLTIEMNPFSNPYVLAAVVVTSILQLLLVYVPPLQAFFGTHYLSLPELAICLGFSALMFVWIEAEKLFFRLTGKKVV from the coding sequence ATGTCCGCTCATTCTCTACCCGAACAACCCGCCGCTTGGCATAGTTTAGAAGTTGATAAATCACTAGAACTGCTGAAAACAAACGCAGAGACTGGTTTATCTCCCCAAGAAGTACAACAGCGACTGGAAAAATATGGTCCAAATGAACTAGAGGAAACTGCAGGACGCAGTGCGTGGCGGATTCTGATAGATCAGTTCACAAACATCATGTTGTTGATGCTGATTGCCGTAGCCATAATTTCTGGGGTTCTGGACCTGATATCTTGGCGGCAAGGCACATTGAAACCTGGGGAATTACCATTTAAAGATACGATCGCCATTCTAGCGATTGTCGTACTGAACGGTATACTTGGTTACGTACAAGAAAGTCGTGCAGAAAAAGCCCTAGCAGCGTTGAAAAAACTGGCATCACCTAACGTGCGAGTCCTGCGTGACAGCAGACCAGTAGAGGTGCCAGCTCAACAGTTAGTGCCAGGAGATGTGATGTTAGTAGAAGCTGGCGTACACGTAGCTGCAGATGGGCGTTTGATCGAAGAATCCAACCTGCAAATACGGGAATCGGCGCTAACAGGTGAAGCGGAAGCAGTAAACAAACAGGCAAAAGTTACATTGCCAGAAGAAACCTCCTTGGGCGATCGCGTTAATTTAGTCTTTCAAGGGACTGAAATTGTCCAAGGACGAGCCAAAATTCTCGTAACCAATACCGGGATGCAAACCGAATTGGGTAAAATTGCTTCCATGTTGCAAGCGGTAGAAAGCGAACCAACTCCCCTACAACAGAGGATGACCCAACTTGGTAATGTCCTGGTTACAGGTTCTTTAATTCTAGTAGTCGTTGTCATTGGAATTGGTCTTCTCCGGGGAGGTAACTTACAAGAATTATTGGAAGTTTCTCTCAGTATGGCAGTTGCTGTAGTCCCAGAAAGCTTACCCGCAGTTATCACCGTTACCCTGGCACTGGGAACACAGAGAATGGTACGCCGCAACGCCTTAATTCGGAAACTACCTGCGGTAGAAACTTTAGGTTCCGTCACAACCATCTGTTCCGACAAAACCGGGACTCTCACGCAAAATAAGATGGTAGTACAGTCAGTTTACACAAATGTTTCTAATTCCAGTTCAAGCCCCAGTAGGGATTTGATTTCTGAAGATGGAAACCACTCACCGCAATCGCTACAAAATACAAATAACCAATTTTTGAGCGTTACAGGTTCTGGTTACGACCCAGTGGGAGAGTTTCAACTTCAAGATCGAAAAACTGAGCCACAGGAGTATCCAGCGCTCCAAGCGCTGCTTGTTGCCTGTACCATGTGTAATGATTCCTTTTTGCAACAAGATAAAGGACAGTGGAGGATTTTAGGCGATCCAACAGAAGGTGCTTTGGTAACACTTGCTGCAAAAGGAGGAATTGAAAAGGATCAATGGGATAGCAAATTGCCTCGTGTTGCAGAGTTCCCCTTCTCCTCAGAACGCAAGCGCATGAGTGTAATTTGTAAAGCAGAGCAAGTAGAAACAGGAGTCTCGCCTATCGCAGAAGTTGACCCCATCGTCAGTCACTTACTGCAACCGTCAGAACGCTACTTAATGTTTACCAAAGGTTCGCCAGAGTTAATACTTGCACGGTGTACTCGTATTTATATAGGGAATAGCGCCATCCCGATTGAGGAGGGACAACGCAGTCAAATTCTGACAGAAAATGACACAATGGCAAGTAAAGGTCTGCGGGTTTTGGGTTTTGCTTACAAACCTCTTACCGAAATACCACCGGAAGGTTCAGATGAAGAATCCGAGAAAGAATTGGTATGGCTGGGGTTAATAGGAATGCTTGATGCACCCCGTCCGGAAGTAAGGGATGCCGTGCAAGAATGTCGAGATGCAGGAATCCGCCCGGTCATGATTACTGGAGACCACCAACTCACCGCACGCGCCATTGCTGTGGATTTGGGTATAGCTCAAGAAAGCGATCGCGCCTTAACAGGTCAAGAATTGCAGCGAATGAGCGATAAAGAACTAGAAGAACAAGTTGATTTGGTGAGCATCTACGCTCGAGTCGCCCCCGAACACAAACTTCGCATCGTTCAAGCACTGCAACGCCGGGGTCGATTTGTCGCCATGACAGGCGATGGTGTCAACGATGCACCAGCCCTCAAACAAGCTGACATTGGTATTGCCATGGGTATCACCGGTACCGATGTGAGTAAAGAAGCCAGTGACATGGTACTCCTTGATGACAACTTTGCCACAATTGTCGCCGCTACAAAGGAAGGTAGAGTTGTATACACAAACATCCGCCGTTTTATTAAATACATCCTTGGTAGTAACATAGGCGAGGTGATCACAATTGCTGCAGCACCCATTATGGGACTCGGAGGTGTACCTCTAACACCACTGCAAATTCTGTGGATGAACCTTGTAACAGATGGATTACCAGCTCTGGCGTTAGCTGTAGAACCTGCAGAACCTGATGTGATGAAACGCCCGCCCTTCAGTCCTCGTGAAAGCATTTTTGCCCGAGGCTTGGGTTCTTACATGATTCGGATTGGTATTGTCTTTGCCATCATTTCTATTATTCTCATGGCATGGGCTTACAATCACGTTAAGGTCGTGACGGGTCCGGATCTCAATCCTGACCGTTGGAAGACGATGGTGTTTACTGCGCTGTGTATTGCCCAAATGGGTCACGCATTAGCAATTCGCTCTAACTCCCAACTGACCATTGAGATGAACCCCTTCTCCAATCCATACGTGCTAGCTGCTGTTGTTGTGACATCTATTCTGCAACTGTTGCTTGTTTACGTACCTCCTCTACAAGCTTTCTTTGGAACTCACTACTTAAGTTTGCCAGAGTTGGCAATTTGTCTTGGCTTTAGTGCCTTAATGTTTGTATGGATTGAAGCGGAAAAACTTTTCTTCCGATTGACGGGTAAGAAAGTTGTTTAG
- a CDS encoding transglutaminase domain-containing protein, translated as MTFALPSFPINQMIGQRTIRPHSAAALCGITFIQDTLIAIDTAKGHLLSIDPHSDNTKVLNPHQNREFTGVTGIAVWDDTLWLTRDNSVYLCKLASLGLEHFVTLPYPADGIAVWESTVYVSSQKLGDILVFDRNTRKQITKFYAPGVGIENLAVDEETLWVCDRTEQSVYCIDRATGGVQFSVLTPFDEPSGIAIYKNTETGEKTLYIAYASEEPYVRDNPNADPSHELSYRDRTFIHPLHYHYNREKRYALSNGYLLEMSYVEEIAPLDEVYIPEVEWRIALPSETDRQKVKHVEYIGLPFTEDIVDGQRVAVFKFDALTPGERHLFGWKAILEVRGIKYRLTPSDVEDLDEPTPEQQERYLVDNDDLAMDTNIVRRAAREAIGTETNLLRKMYSIRNYVYDELSYGIKPHIDTPDIVLERGVGSCGEYVGVLLALCRLNGIPCRTVGRYKCPSYAEYQQVPMQPQYNHVWLEFYVPGFGWLPMESNPDDMGYGGPYPTRFFMGLGWYHVEIGKGISFETLTSKGAKLTKEDVSIGELAINHIRFTILGELPPFSEQ; from the coding sequence ATGACTTTTGCACTCCCCAGTTTTCCTATTAACCAAATGATTGGGCAAAGGACAATTCGACCCCATAGCGCTGCCGCCCTCTGTGGCATTACCTTTATCCAGGATACACTCATTGCTATTGATACTGCTAAAGGTCATTTGCTCTCAATTGACCCCCATTCTGATAATACAAAAGTTCTCAATCCCCATCAAAACCGTGAATTTACGGGTGTTACCGGGATTGCTGTATGGGATGATACTCTTTGGCTGACTCGGGACAATAGTGTCTATTTGTGTAAGTTAGCATCGTTGGGATTGGAGCACTTTGTCACCTTGCCATATCCTGCGGATGGTATTGCTGTTTGGGAATCTACTGTCTATGTCAGTTCTCAAAAGCTGGGGGATATACTGGTTTTCGATCGCAATACACGGAAACAAATTACTAAGTTTTACGCACCTGGAGTAGGAATAGAAAATTTGGCAGTGGATGAAGAAACGCTGTGGGTTTGCGATCGCACGGAGCAAAGTGTCTACTGCATCGATCGAGCAACTGGGGGAGTTCAATTTAGCGTACTAACCCCGTTTGACGAGCCTTCAGGTATAGCAATTTACAAAAATACCGAGACTGGGGAGAAAACTCTCTACATCGCCTATGCTTCTGAGGAACCCTATGTCCGAGATAACCCAAATGCCGACCCCAGTCACGAGCTATCATATCGCGATCGCACTTTTATTCATCCCCTACATTACCATTACAATCGAGAAAAACGCTATGCCCTCTCTAACGGCTATCTCTTAGAAATGTCTTACGTAGAGGAAATTGCGCCTTTAGATGAAGTTTATATCCCAGAGGTAGAATGGCGCATCGCTTTGCCATCAGAAACCGACCGCCAAAAGGTGAAACACGTAGAATATATTGGTTTGCCTTTTACAGAAGACATAGTCGATGGACAACGAGTTGCTGTCTTTAAATTTGATGCTTTGACTCCAGGCGAACGACATTTATTTGGTTGGAAGGCAATCTTAGAAGTCCGAGGAATTAAGTATCGTCTCACTCCGTCAGATGTAGAAGATCTTGACGAACCTACACCAGAACAGCAAGAGCGTTATTTAGTAGATAATGACGATTTGGCAATGGATACTAACATTGTCCGTCGCGCCGCCCGTGAAGCCATTGGAACGGAAACCAACTTGCTGCGAAAAATGTATAGCATTCGCAACTACGTTTATGATGAGTTGTCCTACGGTATTAAACCTCACATAGATACACCAGATATTGTTTTAGAAAGGGGTGTGGGTTCCTGTGGAGAATATGTGGGTGTTTTGCTGGCTTTATGTCGATTAAATGGGATTCCCTGTCGGACTGTAGGTCGATACAAATGCCCCAGCTATGCTGAGTACCAGCAAGTTCCCATGCAGCCCCAATACAATCATGTTTGGCTGGAATTCTACGTACCTGGTTTTGGTTGGTTACCCATGGAATCCAATCCTGATGATATGGGTTATGGCGGACCCTATCCCACCAGATTTTTCATGGGTTTGGGTTGGTATCACGTTGAAATTGGCAAAGGTATTTCTTTTGAAACTTTGACGAGTAAAGGTGCAAAGCTGACAAAAGAAGATGTTTCTATTGGGGAGTTGGCTATCAATCACATTCGTTTTACAATTCTCGGAGAATTACCTCCTTTCAGCGAGCAGTGA
- a CDS encoding PD-(D/E)XK nuclease family protein: protein MLISEQPFASYHLWSLIAPAVGQRSHCQMRRGFIKARQHEPQVKVLMAKATASQRIGLLAQKGVYEFHHQIHLLKQSDGVQKVAQLLKLSHFTDEVKQRVLQILNQYHSTPLLSGKRILLLTRGDEGFPKPIFVKQQHYCFRLYAAMDCIFIESDRTLHIVDFKTGKSAFDRRQALVYLVAARYLYPQYEAIASFYNLELCKTSEIISVSKKELDVIERELSEIAKKHQKDLQKYQEKHSKFSDIFPPTPGYHCRFCPFNSICEFSAVKPSENRS from the coding sequence ATGTTAATTTCAGAGCAGCCTTTTGCCAGCTATCACCTTTGGTCTTTAATTGCCCCAGCCGTGGGGCAACGTTCGCATTGCCAAATGAGACGCGGTTTTATTAAAGCACGGCAGCACGAACCTCAGGTTAAAGTTCTGATGGCAAAAGCGACGGCTTCCCAACGCATTGGCTTGCTAGCACAGAAAGGTGTTTATGAATTTCATCACCAGATACATTTATTAAAGCAATCAGATGGCGTACAAAAAGTTGCACAACTGCTGAAATTAAGTCACTTTACAGATGAAGTTAAGCAACGAGTTCTGCAAATTTTAAACCAATATCACAGTACTCCTTTGCTTTCGGGCAAACGTATTCTTTTGCTAACCCGTGGTGATGAAGGTTTTCCCAAACCAATTTTTGTGAAACAGCAGCATTACTGCTTTCGCTTGTATGCTGCAATGGATTGCATCTTTATTGAGTCCGATCGCACTTTACATATTGTAGACTTTAAAACTGGTAAATCTGCCTTCGATCGCAGACAGGCACTAGTCTATCTAGTAGCAGCTCGCTATCTCTATCCTCAGTATGAGGCGATCGCCTCATTTTACAATTTAGAACTTTGTAAAACTTCGGAAATCATAAGTGTTTCTAAGAAAGAATTAGACGTTATTGAACGTGAATTATCGGAGATTGCTAAAAAACACCAAAAAGATTTGCAAAAATATCAAGAAAAACACAGTAAATTTAGCGATATTTTTCCACCAACACCCGGCTATCACTGTCGGTTTTGCCCGTTTAACTCAATCTGCGAGTTTTCCGCAGTGAAACCTTCCGAAAATAGGAGTTAG
- a CDS encoding LapA family protein, giving the protein MKTVANLLTSIVVASWVMGIAILSVQNAEPVSLKFLNFRSVQIPVGLVLAFCAVVGIIGTALLQPLWGLAVSGQRNSPEEDDAEFFTDEDY; this is encoded by the coding sequence ATGAAAACTGTAGCAAATTTACTGACATCGATAGTTGTAGCGAGCTGGGTGATGGGGATAGCAATCCTTTCAGTACAAAATGCCGAACCCGTATCATTAAAATTTCTGAATTTTAGGTCCGTTCAAATTCCCGTTGGTCTAGTTCTGGCTTTCTGCGCTGTTGTGGGAATAATTGGTACGGCGCTGCTGCAACCCCTATGGGGTCTTGCGGTTTCGGGGCAAAGAAATTCTCCAGAAGAAGATGATGCTGAATTTTTTACTGATGAAGATTATTAA
- a CDS encoding class I SAM-dependent methyltransferase produces the protein MLTNPQTILKRLQVVTNTVLGKEMPLETHDRYILEQKIIPYFLEREEFAKILFVGCAPYTKHYEKWFREKEYWTIDINPVKTIYGAKNHIVGSMSELSDRFPENDLDVIFCNGVFGWGLNEREEVEKAFAGCYHSLRKGGILIIGWNDVPERKPFPLETCESLNQFQPYEFPPLSTAFYVNLTDESDKHRYSFYVKG, from the coding sequence ATGTTGACAAACCCCCAAACGATTTTGAAACGCTTGCAGGTTGTTACCAACACAGTTCTTGGTAAAGAAATGCCTTTAGAGACTCACGATCGCTACATTTTAGAACAGAAAATAATTCCTTATTTTCTCGAACGAGAAGAGTTTGCCAAAATTTTATTCGTAGGATGCGCTCCCTACACAAAACACTATGAGAAATGGTTTAGAGAAAAAGAATATTGGACAATTGATATTAATCCAGTAAAGACAATCTATGGAGCCAAAAATCACATTGTTGGTTCCATGAGCGAACTGAGCGATCGTTTTCCTGAAAACGATTTAGATGTTATCTTCTGCAATGGCGTTTTTGGGTGGGGATTGAACGAGCGAGAAGAAGTAGAGAAAGCATTTGCAGGTTGTTATCACTCTTTACGAAAAGGAGGGATTTTAATTATTGGTTGGAATGACGTCCCAGAGAGAAAACCATTTCCTCTAGAAACTTGTGAAAGCTTAAATCAGTTTCAACCTTATGAGTTTCCCCCTCTTTCTACTGCATTTTATGTCAACTTGACTGATGAATCAGACAAGCATAGATATAGTTTTTATGTTAAGGGTTAG
- the polA gene encoding DNA polymerase I, with product MKTHPTFILVDGHSLAFRSYFAFAKGKDGGLRTKTGIPTSVCFGFLKSLLEVMATEQPQAMAIAFDLGLPTFRHEADDTYKADRPGTPEDFIPDLKNLQELLDALNLKIVTAAGYEADDVLGTLAQKAAASGYRVKILTGDRDLYQLIDPSKDISVLYFSPDALKRNTNAGISEFSVEQVKEKLGIEPSQVVDYKALCGDKSDNIPGVRGIGEKTAVQLLKEYGSLEKIYASLGQIKGATQKKLETGKEDAEKSRYLAAIVLNVPLEINLEECTLKGFDTNNIIPILEKLEFKTFLGKINELQQKFGGTVEEASESTEEPDATSFPLPTYEGEDVWFFSPEDTEASQQNPTDSAIHPRIVDTPAKLTELVNLLQKFTDPKYPVAWDTETSDLEPRDAFLVGIGCCWGTEPDEVAYIPLGHKTGENLELEIALEALRPILESANYPKTLQNAKFDRLILRCQGIKLAGVVFDPMLASYVLNPDGNHNLSSLSQRYLGLIAMSYSELVPKGKTIADLDIPSVANYCGMDVYTTFQLVPKLREELEKIDVTNSLLDTESNRSLENLLLKVEQPLEPVLAEMEYRGIRIDTAYLQELSRGLETDLAKFEQQAYNLAGETFNLGSPKQLSQILFDKLKLSTKHSRKIQTGYSTDAATLEKLREVDTTGIVDAIVEYRTLSKLKSTYVDALPELVREDTKRVHTSFNQTATSTGRLSSSNPNLQNIPIRTAFSRQIRKAFIPESGYLMVAADYSQIELRILAHLSQEPVLVAAYQNNEDIHKVTAKLIFEKEDVTSDERRLAKTINFGVIYGMGSQRFSRSTGVEKTDANEFIKRFNNRYPKIFEYLEFVKKQAVTQGYVETIFGRRRYFDFTSNSLRDLKGSNPVDINLSKYKNLGPYDAGLLRAAANAPIQGSSADIIKVAMVKLHDILQNYKARLLLQVHDELVFEVPPEEWEELQSVIKSTMENAVSLSVPLLVEARAGENWMETK from the coding sequence ATGAAAACACACCCCACATTCATTCTTGTAGATGGGCATTCCCTAGCCTTTCGTTCGTACTTTGCCTTTGCGAAAGGAAAAGATGGTGGATTGAGGACGAAGACAGGGATACCCACAAGTGTGTGTTTCGGCTTTCTGAAATCTCTATTAGAGGTTATGGCAACAGAACAGCCCCAAGCAATGGCAATAGCCTTTGACTTGGGTTTGCCAACTTTTCGTCATGAAGCTGACGACACGTATAAAGCAGATCGTCCGGGGACACCAGAAGATTTTATTCCTGACCTAAAAAACCTGCAAGAATTACTGGACGCGTTGAATCTAAAAATTGTCACTGCTGCTGGGTATGAAGCAGATGACGTGTTGGGAACTTTAGCACAAAAGGCAGCAGCATCGGGGTATAGAGTCAAAATTCTGACGGGCGATCGCGATTTATACCAACTTATTGACCCCAGCAAAGACATTAGCGTTTTGTATTTCAGCCCAGATGCTCTCAAACGCAATACCAATGCTGGTATCAGCGAGTTTAGTGTAGAACAAGTTAAAGAGAAGTTGGGTATTGAACCATCCCAAGTCGTAGATTACAAAGCCCTTTGCGGTGATAAATCAGACAATATTCCCGGAGTCAGAGGAATTGGGGAAAAAACAGCAGTCCAGTTGCTTAAGGAGTATGGTTCTCTAGAAAAAATTTATGCTTCATTGGGACAAATAAAAGGTGCAACTCAGAAAAAATTAGAAACAGGTAAAGAAGACGCGGAAAAATCTCGCTATTTAGCAGCAATCGTTCTAAATGTACCCTTGGAAATTAATTTAGAGGAATGCACTCTCAAAGGGTTTGATACTAATAACATCATTCCAATTTTAGAAAAGCTAGAATTTAAAACTTTTTTAGGCAAAATTAACGAACTCCAACAAAAGTTTGGCGGAACGGTTGAAGAAGCATCAGAAAGCACAGAGGAACCAGACGCAACCTCATTTCCACTCCCCACCTATGAAGGTGAAGATGTGTGGTTTTTTAGTCCTGAAGATACAGAAGCATCCCAACAAAATCCGACAGATTCTGCAATTCATCCCCGGATCGTAGATACTCCAGCAAAACTAACAGAATTAGTCAACCTGCTACAAAAGTTTACAGACCCAAAATACCCTGTTGCTTGGGATACGGAAACCAGCGATTTAGAACCAAGAGATGCATTTTTAGTAGGAATTGGTTGCTGTTGGGGAACGGAACCAGATGAAGTCGCTTACATTCCCCTCGGTCATAAAACTGGAGAAAATTTAGAGCTAGAAATAGCTTTAGAAGCACTCCGCCCAATTCTTGAAAGTGCAAATTACCCTAAAACTTTGCAAAATGCTAAGTTTGACCGTTTAATTCTTCGCTGTCAGGGAATAAAACTTGCAGGAGTTGTCTTTGACCCCATGCTAGCCAGTTATGTTTTAAACCCAGATGGAAACCACAATCTTAGTAGCTTATCCCAACGTTATTTGGGTTTAATAGCAATGAGTTACTCTGAGTTAGTTCCTAAGGGAAAAACTATTGCCGATTTAGATATCCCTTCCGTAGCTAATTACTGTGGTATGGATGTTTACACCACATTTCAACTAGTCCCAAAATTGCGTGAAGAACTCGAAAAAATTGATGTTACTAACAGTCTTTTAGATACAGAAAGTAATAGGTCTTTAGAAAATTTATTACTAAAAGTAGAACAACCACTAGAACCAGTTTTAGCAGAGATGGAGTACAGGGGAATTCGTATAGATACTGCTTATCTGCAAGAACTATCCCGTGGATTAGAAACAGATTTAGCCAAGTTTGAACAACAGGCTTACAATTTGGCAGGAGAGACATTTAATTTAGGTTCTCCAAAACAATTGAGTCAAATACTATTTGACAAATTGAAGTTAAGCACTAAACATTCCCGGAAAATCCAAACAGGTTATTCTACTGACGCTGCAACACTAGAAAAATTGAGAGAAGTTGATACAACGGGAATTGTAGATGCCATTGTTGAGTATCGTACCCTATCTAAATTGAAATCTACTTATGTAGACGCATTACCCGAACTCGTCCGTGAGGATACTAAACGAGTACACACTAGCTTCAACCAGACAGCAACATCTACAGGTCGTTTGTCTTCTTCCAATCCAAATTTACAGAATATACCCATTCGTACCGCTTTTAGCCGTCAGATTCGCAAAGCCTTCATACCTGAATCTGGTTACTTAATGGTAGCTGCTGATTATTCACAAATTGAGTTGCGAATTTTAGCCCATTTGAGTCAAGAACCTGTCTTAGTTGCAGCTTATCAGAATAATGAGGATATTCATAAAGTGACAGCAAAGCTGATTTTTGAAAAAGAAGATGTCACATCAGATGAGCGAAGGTTAGCTAAAACTATCAACTTTGGTGTAATTTATGGCATGGGTTCTCAGAGATTTTCCCGTTCTACAGGGGTAGAAAAAACTGATGCTAACGAGTTTATTAAACGGTTTAACAACCGCTATCCTAAAATCTTTGAGTATTTGGAGTTTGTGAAAAAGCAAGCTGTTACCCAAGGATACGTAGAAACTATTTTTGGGCGTCGGAGATACTTTGACTTTACAAGCAATAGTTTGCGCGATCTTAAAGGTAGCAATCCTGTAGATATAAACCTCAGCAAATATAAGAATCTGGGTCCATACGATGCAGGATTGCTACGTGCTGCAGCCAACGCGCCAATTCAAGGCTCTAGCGCTGACATTATTAAAGTCGCAATGGTAAAACTGCACGATATTTTGCAGAATTATAAGGCCCGGTTGTTGCTACAAGTTCATGATGAACTTGTTTTTGAAGTTCCACCAGAGGAATGGGAAGAACTGCAAAGCGTTATTAAATCTACAATGGAAAATGCAGTCTCTCTATCTGTACCATTGCTTGTAGAGGCGCGTGCAGGTGAAAATTGGATGGAGACAAAATAG